Genomic window (Vitis riparia cultivar Riparia Gloire de Montpellier isolate 1030 chromosome 4, EGFV_Vit.rip_1.0, whole genome shotgun sequence):
TCTCAGACCATGATATTTTATCTAAAGTTCATGAGTTTCATTGACCCTGTGCTTCATCATCTGGACTATCCAATACAATATTACATGAATTCAAAGATATTGAACCCTCAATTCCATGCTTATCACATGGAGGTCATCTTGTGTTCtgtagaaaaattaatattccaAGTTGATGTGTCTAGGATTTACACTAGGCTTTTGAGTCTTTCAGTTTTGACTGTCTGCCTGAAATGTAAACCCTCAATTCCATTCTTATCACATGGAGGTCATCTTGTGTTatgtagaaaaattaatattccaAGTTGATGCGTCTACGGTTTACACTACTCTTTCGAGTCTTTTGACTTTTGACTATCTCTGCCTGAAATGCGGGAAATGCAGGGAAATATTTGCTCTCATGGTTGTGCATTTGGGACAAAAATAACCTCAAACTCTGCCAAATGCTGCCATCAAGAGTCGGAAATGTTGAAATTTCCTACCAGCTAATACGCGGTTCTGATGCCAGGAGCTGGAGATGGAGATTCATAGAGATTCAACCCTATATCATACTAGAGCTAAGCACCTCCACTAGTTATGAAGATTGAAGAAATAGCCAATTTTTTACGCGACAAGGAAGCTATGATACGAGTTTCCATGAAGGACACCTACGATTTTTTGTTACAAGCTACCCTTTGTTTCTTAATTGTCAAAGAAACAATGGCTAATACTTTATTATATCACACTGTATTTTTTGAAGTCTTGATTAAAATGACAAGATTATTGTTTAATCGCCTGTTGGTTTGATAGGATTGACTGCGACTTTCTTTAGAAATTTGTTGTGAAAGGAGCATCATCTTCTATATGGTTCGTAGCATGATGTGAGTCCCACAAAACATACTTTGATTTGGTCAAGGTAACTAGATTCAACATGAGAAATCATGACTAGTTATACACTTCCCACTCCTACGGACCACGctaaatatgatattatatgGCTGCTTTTGCTTCTAGGACATGCAAATTATATGGATATTTGGTGCAATTGTTATGGACTCGGAACATCTCCAATAAGAACTTTTCAAAGTTACAACTTTACATGGttaatctaaatttataaatgatgaAGTAGTTGAAATATTTAGAGTTTTAGAATAGTTTTGGGGaaagaaaagggggaaaaaaaagaagagaaaaatgattaCCCTTTAATCTTCGATAATAATTAgagtttctttttttatgtaaaatatattgGAATAAATATGAATTCAGATTAAATTTGAATGAAGATGGatgttattaaatatttaatatatttgtttttggtttgaatttgatttatatcaaaataaagctTAACATTATTAGGTGTTtagacaatttattttttgttaatgtcTAAATACTATTAAATGTTGAGttgtatatttttatcattgtttgCATACTATTAAGTGCtaattaattctatttatttttatatgttaaaaatatttataacaataattattatgtttcattttattttgcttaattaagataaaatattttaaaattaactaagaAATTGGGCattgaataataattaagattttgaatattttaaaataaattaaaagttggtaattgaataataattaggatttttaaTTGTGTTTGATTGCTAAGAAAGTATTAGAATGTTTTTAGgttaagtttaattaattactCATTAATTTATATGTGGTATTCCTCgaattaatgattttatgattaaaagaTGAGGTTCTTCACTTGGTAATGTTGATATTAAGAATAACAATTATACACTTAACTTGGATATGAAGTGGTTGAATCAACCACCATGGTCCTACTTGCATAGTCTAAAGGCTAAATATAAGAGGTATGTTGACCTTGCTTTGGGGTTAAATAAGACAAGAAAATCAATCTAAGAAGGTCTTTACCCAGTAATAAGATCATAACCTATCCAATATAggtttgattcttatgatactaatATACCTTACAAAAGACATGTAGTCCTAAGAGTTCTACATTTTGCTAAATTCATATGGTTTACTTTATGTTGAATGCTCAATTGTTAATGCATGTTTAACTTCTGTGTAACAATCATGCTGTATAATCTAATCAGTCTCATTCTTACAAGTAATAAATTGATTAAGCCTAACTACGTGGATTGGAAAAGAAATCTATACATAGTTCTCACATAAGAGGAGTTGAAATGGGTAACTTAGGAATTTGCTCCAAATACCCCTAATGAACAATCCTCACTAGAAGAGAGCAATGCTTATAATAGATGATATAAGGCGGATCAAAAGACTAAGTGTTTCATACTTGGGGCTTTGGATAACATTGTTCAACAACAATATGTGTCTCATGTCATGACTTATGATATTCTCTTCTTTCTACAAGAGATCTTTGATGACAAGGGTAAGTCAACTAGACAAGTTGCTTTAAGGACTATCATGAATATTAGGATGATAGAAGGAACTCTTATTAGAAatcatatgatatatataatcaaacttTTTAATGAGATAAAAATCTTTGGAGCTAAGATTGATAGGAAAAATAAGGTTGATTTGATCTTAGAGACCTTGTTGGATTCCTTCAAAAAATTCGAGCTCAACTATTCTATTTATGAGTGGTTGTGAAACTTGCGAGAGCTTATGAGGGAACTTAAGATGCATGGCTGAGGGGAttctaaaagataaaaagtaatgattttaaaatttgtttaaaaatttgagataaaaaaaattttactatctcaaattttaaaatttatgaaagtaagttttaaagatataaattaaatttatatttttttatataaaatattatacttttatataaaaagtttttgtttctttttttttttgaaaatagaaaatatatccaaataaacAATAACTTTTTACATCTTTGTTCTGCCAAGTGAATTTGTTATCTCGCCTTTGTTATATCATAATGCTGCCATTTGACCTACACTCAAAATTCCCGTATGAGCATCCTCactcttgttttttattaatgatttaattcaaattttatacatGGTCGAATAAGTTTGGTCCACTAAGTGGAGCATATTGAGAGATTCATTAAAAATGCTACTTACTCTATACTTATTTGATTTAGATgccatatatttataattattttattatgactccatttattttttttttaaatataaatgaaaaaaacaaattggAGTCGGCAAATAGGAGTGACTTTCTTCCATCTCAAGAAGCATAGAAGTTCCACGCATCCACGGTGTACTCAAGAAGTATTCCTTTGTATCCACCAGTCTCGGTGGGTCCTTTTTGCTCACGCGGGTAGTGTGGTCTTTCTTGGCTGCTGCTGACTCCTACTTTTCAAATTctaaatactataaataatatCTTTACCATCCCAAACATTATGAATCCCAAAGCCTCCCATAAAACTTCAGAATGAGAAACAACCTTAACCAACTCCCTTTATATCTCTTCTGCTGTCTGTCTTTATGGATTTTCTTCATAGAGATGGCCATGTCACAGAACACAACAATACCAGTTAAAGTGGGAGTGGTTCTTGACATGGATACATGGCTGGGGAAGATGGGCTTGAGCTGCATCTCCATGGCCCTCTCAGACTTCTATGCCTCTCATGGGCACTACAAGACTAGGCTGGTTCTGGAAATCAGAGATTCCAATAGAGATGTTGTGGGTGCAGCTGCAGCAGGTACTCTCGTTTCATAAAACTTAGAATAcatttagaaaacaaatgtaGAGACATATATGGAAGTAAAAATTACATTATCTTGAAATATGACTTGAAAATACATAGAGAATCCATTATCCATGAAGTTATTTTAAGCATCCTACATCACTATATTGAACTTGATTGCTTAGtgtatttatattcaattttttttttaaaaaaaataataaccgGAGATCTTATAATTTCTTACCACTTTATGACTAGTAATTACTAAACATGtccataaaaattttaatatttaattataatgttATTATGGAATTATTGTAAATAGTGTtgtttttgatatattttgatttgttttttctctttaactTTAGCTGATGGGAGTTAttgtttgataaatataattgtGAAGACATCATTAACCACGCGTTTTCAACTAAGCAACATTTCTTTTCATGACTAGGAAGATATTCCTTTGTTAACCACACAATGGTTCAAATACGCAAAATGTctccataaatttaatttcctccTTGGTTTAAAAGTCAACTGTAATTTTGTGGCCATTTTAGAGAAGCATGGGAAGTTACCAAATGTGAcgcatatataaaaaaattaaggttatctccaacaaaatctctaacattgataattttttcaCGAATTCTAGAATTCATGGGACCAAGGCGatgtattttccttttttgtacGTACCTTGTTTGATTGCTGATAATATAGTAGAAATTGAATGATACTTTAgaatcattaaattttaattattgtgaAATTCAGCTCTagatttattacaaaataaggAAGTTCAAGCCATCATAGGACCAGCATCCTCCATGCAGGCCGACTTTGTGATTGGTCTCGGAGACAAGGCTCATGTGCCCATCATGTCATTTTCTGCAACTAGTCCTTCTCTTTCTTCGCTCCGGAGTCGATATTTTGTCCGAGCCACACTGAATGACTCAGCTCAAGTACCAGCTATAAGGGCAATTGTCCAAGCCTTTGGGTGGAGAGAAGTGGTGCTCATTTACTTGGACAACGAGTACGGAAATGGAGTTATACCATATCTTACTGATGCCTTGCAAGAGATTGACACCCGTATCGCCTACAGGAGCGTCATTCATCCATTAGCCACTGATGATCAAATCCTCGAAGAGCTTTACAAGTTGATGACAATGCCAACCAGAGTTTTCATTGTACACATGCTTACACCTCTAGGCCCTCGGCTTTTCACCAGAGCGAATGAGATTGGAATGATGGAAGAAGGTTATGTTTGGATTCTAACTGATGGGTTAACTGATATCTTGAGTACTTTGGATCCATCTGTCATTGATTCAATGCAAGGAGTGTTGGGGGTGAAGCCTCATGTTCCAAGATCGAAAGAGcttgaaagttttaaaatcagATGGAAAAGGAAAATCCAACAAGAATATCCAACCAATGAAAGCTTTGAGCTGAACATTTTTGGACTCTGGGCTTATGATGCTGCTTCTGGGCTAGCCATGGCAGTTGAAAAACTTGGGCCAACAAACTTCAGCTTCCAAAAGTCTAATACTTCCAGAAATTCAACCGATCCTGATACTGTAGGAGTCTCCCAAATTGGTCCAAATCTTCTCCAATCACTATTAAGTACTAGATTTAAGGGCCTCAGTGGacactttcaaatttttaacaGGCAACTATGCTCATCAGCTTTTCAGGTAGTCAATGTGATCGGCAAAGGGGAAAGAGGGGTTGGATTTTGGACACCAGAGAATGGAACTGTAAGAAAGTTGGATTCTACTTCCAAGCCTAATCTAGGAACAATCGTATGGCCAGGAGAATCCCCCTCCGTCCCTAAAGGTTGGGTCCTTCCAACCAATGGGAAGAAGTTGAGAATAGGAGTACCAGTCGGCCAAGGTTATAGTGAATTTGTAAAGGTGACGCTAGATCCTAGTAGTAACGCAACAGAGGTCACTGGATTTTCCATAGCAGTCTTCGATGCAGTGATGGCAGCATTACCATATGCTGTTCCGTATGAGTACATTCCCTTCAAGGCCCCTGATAGCAATGCAGCCTGTGATTACAACGATTTGATATATCAAGTATATCTCCAGGTCAGTTGAACTCTTTACCTTTCCTAGCACATAGAAGCAATTCTTGGTTGGCTTCAATTATGATGAATTTTGTCAAACTAAAAAGCTATTATGTACATAGGAAAAAACCAATCCTGCAGCAAATTTTCCTGTAATGCATAACAGAATGGCTCCATTGTTTATTGTGAACAGAAGTATGATGCTGTGGTGGGAGATACTACTATTCTAGCGAACAGGTCCTTGTATGTAGACTTTACACTACCTTACACAGAATCTGGGGTGTCAATGGTTGTGCCCACtatagataaaagaaaaaaaaatgcatgggtTTTCTTGAAGCCACTTACTTGGGACCTTTGGGTGACAAGCTCTTGTTTCTTCGTATTCATTGGCTTTGTCATTTGGGTTCTTGAACATCGAGTAAATAAAGATTTCAGAGGGCCCTGTTCACATCAAGTTGGCACTATCTTCTGGTTTTCATTCTCAACATTGGTGTTTGCTCAGAGTAATTTCTCTTCCATCTCCTTGAATTTTATCTAGCAATTTATCTACTTATGTAATATTCAAATACAAAGCATAGTGAGCACATCTCAAACACAATCGAAACTAACTTCTAGTATGGCCTGCTTGCTTGTTTCCCATGATTACGACTTCTATTGGGCATTACATACAATATGCAAGTaaatttcaagataatttttttgtttcagaaattatatatatttgactttatattgattttctagattggattttctttttcattcttaaaTTATGCTAACAGAGGAGAGAATTGTCAGCAACTTGGCTCGGATTGTGATGATCATGTGGTTTTTTTTGGTGCTGATTCTCACTCAAAGTTACACAGCCAGTTTGACTTCAATGTTAACAGTTCAACAACTCAACCCAACTATTACCGATATAAATGAGCTCATAAAGAAGGGGGAGCGTGTAGGTTGCCAATATGGGTCTTTCATTTATGAATTCTTGATCACGTCGATGAAATTTGATGAGTCCAAGCTTGTAAACTATGAGTCACCAGAAGGACTggatgaattattttcaaaaggtGGAATTGCTGCTGCATTTGATGAAATCCCTTACATGAAGATTTTCCTTGCAAAATATTGCTCCAAATACACTGCAGTCGGACCAATATACAAGTTTGATGGGTTTGGATTTGTAAGAACTCTCTCTTAACAAGTGTACAAATTTTCATGCAGTGGTTTCTGATTTTTGATAATTTCAGGTCTTTCCAAAGGGTTCACCCCTTGTAGCGGATGTTTCAAGGAAAGTTTTAAGCGTGACAGAGGGAGCTAAAATGTTACAATTTGAGAAGGCTTGGTTTGGGAAAAGACCCAATTGTACAGAGCTCACCAGCTCAGTTTCTTCAAACAGCATCGGCCTTAATAGCTTTTGGGGCCTATTCCTCATTGCTGGAGTCGCTTCTTCTGTAGCTCTCATCACATGCATCACCATATTCCTTTATCAAAATAGAGAAGCCTTAATAAACTTGAATCCCCCTTCTTccatatggagaaaaattaaAGCCATGGTGACACGCTTTGATGACAAAGATCTCATGTCCCATACCTTTAGAAAAAGTGATCAACTTCCAGACAAGCGGCATCAAGGCCATGGATGCAGTTACAGCCTCGCCAGCTACACCAACTGCCCACCAAGTCCATCAAGCCTTTTGATCCCAACACACAGCAATTTTGCTTTCTTCAGTGAACAAGGAATGCCTTCTTCTGGACATGGTGATCCAATCAGTCCAAATCGACCAATGTCTccacatatattatttgaagatgaactTTCTAATATAAATCACGAGCAAATTAACAAGATGTCATGCCCTAAGACCCTCTCCAAGGACGTGATGGTCAATTCACACATCAAGCCCAAAAGCTCAAAGTGTAAATTGAATATTGTTGAGAATAATTCTAGAAGCTTATCTTAGCCTCATATGTAAAGCACTAGCTCCATGCCAAGTGCAGTTGCACAAAAAGAATTGGGTTGTGCGCtctcatatataaatatatgtaaaagAAATAAGAGGTTTATTCTAGGCATTATTTTTTTGATGTTGTTCTTCTTTGCATACTactctttgttttctctctcaataactcctctgtttttattttttattttttattaattcaatcatGATATCAAAGCTATGCTATAGATTTGATAAGGCTTTTCAATCTCCATAAAGTAATTTCTTAGCTGCTATGGTTACCCTTCCTAATACAGTTGTAGATCCTTCTTGGTACTTTGACAATGGTGCATCAACCCATGTGACCAATAATCCAAACAACTTGAGCTTCAAATCTAATTATCATGGTCACGATAAGGTTATTGTGGGCAATGGACAAGCTTTATGCATTCAAAATGTTGGTTATTCTTCTTTACCttcttttttcaaaactttgcatcacataaatatttttcattgtccaaaaattactaaaaatatctTAAGCATTTCTATGTTCACTGTAGATAATAGTGTTTATGTTGAGTTTCACTAGAATTATTGCTTTGTGAAAGACAAGAGCTCAGGGAATGTTCTACTCCACGAATCATTAAAGATGACCTTTATCATCTGATACCACCTTAGAATCCTCTAGTCCATTATGTTTCTAGTTCTTCCATAGTCACTCCAAGGGATACTTCATTTTCTGCCCATGTTTTCCTACTGATAGTCACACTTTAAGTCCAGTTCTAGTGTCtactaaatataataaatttgatgtCTGGCACTAGAGGTTGGGTCACCCATCTCTCCATGTACTTGAGTCTGTTTTGAAGTCTTGTAATGTCTCTTCTTTGCATAATGAAAGCTTATCTCCAAGTTTTTGTAATTCTTGTTAGTTTGGCAAAAATCATGCTCTTCCTTTTTTCCCAGCTCCAACTACAACCACGATACCTCTATAATTGATTCACattgatttgtgggggccttctcctATCAAGTCTAGTGTTGGTTTtctctattatattcattttattgatgGCTA
Coding sequences:
- the LOC117912446 gene encoding glutamate receptor 2.8-like; this encodes MRNNLNQLPLYLFCCLSLWIFFIEMAMSQNTTIPVKVGVVLDMDTWLGKMGLSCISMALSDFYASHGHYKTRLVLEIRDSNRDVVGAAAAALDLLQNKEVQAIIGPASSMQADFVIGLGDKAHVPIMSFSATSPSLSSLRSRYFVRATLNDSAQVPAIRAIVQAFGWREVVLIYLDNEYGNGVIPYLTDALQEIDTRIAYRSVIHPLATDDQILEELYKLMTMPTRVFIVHMLTPLGPRLFTRANEIGMMEEGYVWILTDGLTDILSTLDPSVIDSMQGVLGVKPHVPRSKELESFKIRWKRKIQQEYPTNESFELNIFGLWAYDAASGLAMAVEKLGPTNFSFQKSNTSRNSTDPDTVGVSQIGPNLLQSLLSTRFKGLSGHFQIFNRQLCSSAFQVVNVIGKGERGVGFWTPENGTVRKLDSTSKPNLGTIVWPGESPSVPKGWVLPTNGKKLRIGVPVGQGYSEFVKVTLDPSSNATEVTGFSIAVFDAVMAALPYAVPYEYIPFKAPDSNAACDYNDLIYQVYLQKYDAVVGDTTILANRSLYVDFTLPYTESGVSMVVPTIDKRKKNAWVFLKPLTWDLWVTSSCFFVFIGFVIWVLEHRVNKDFRGPCSHQVGTIFWFSFSTLVFAQKERIVSNLARIVMIMWFFLVLILTQSYTASLTSMLTVQQLNPTITDINELIKKGERVGCQYGSFIYEFLITSMKFDESKLVNYESPEGLDELFSKGGIAAAFDEIPYMKIFLAKYCSKYTAVGPIYKFDGFGFVFPKGSPLVADVSRKVLSVTEGAKMLQFEKAWFGKRPNCTELTSSVSSNSIGLNSFWGLFLIAGVASSVALITCITIFLYQNREALINLNPPSSIWRKIKAMVTRFDDKDLMSHTFRKSDQLPDKRHQGHGCSYSLASYTNCPPSPSSLLIPTHSNFAFFSEQGMPSSGHGDPISPNRPMSPHILFEDELSNINHEQINKMSCPKTLSKDVMVNSHIKPKSSKCKLNIVENNSRSLS